One region of Paralichthys olivaceus isolate ysfri-2021 chromosome 12, ASM2471397v2, whole genome shotgun sequence genomic DNA includes:
- the mnat1 gene encoding CDK-activating kinase assembly factor MAT1 isoform X2 produces the protein MLFVRGSGNCVQCDTPLRKSNFRVQLFEDPTVDKEVEIRKKVLKIYNKREFDFPGLREYNDYLEQLEDIVYNLTNNIDVEDTKLRMEQYQRENRDLIQKNKATLTREQEELEELLLLEQQGNEQRRLDVLQEEQRQLNAKRKNKQALLDELEQSQLPATILLAQHKVRAAQLETQIEHQKQTVKPTNLFSTGIHMRQTVSLLAVPKIEEVLYHYQPVQLETYGPPVPELEQLGRVGYLNHVRAAMPQDTAGGYSSALACHRAVQDAFSGLFPSKG, from the exons ATGCTGTTTGTGCGCGGCTCGGGTAACTGTGTGCAGTGTGACACGCCCCTGAGGAAGAGCAACTTCCGCGTGCAGCTCTTCGAAGACCCCACTGTAGATAAGGAGGTGGAGATCCGAAAGAAGGTGCTGAAGAT ATACAACAAGAGAGAGTTTGACTTCCCTGGCCTGAGAGAGTATAATGACTACCTAGAGCAACTGGAGGACATAG TGTATAACCTGACAAACAACATCGATGTGGAAGACACCAAGCTAAGGATGGAGCAGTACCAGAGGGAGAACAGAGATCTCATACAGAAGAATAAGGCCACACTT ACTcgagagcaggaggagctggaggagctgctgttgCTGGAGCAGCAGGGCAACGAGCAGCGGAGACTGGatgtgctgcaggaggagcagaggcagcTGAATGccaagaggaaaaacaagcagGCACTGCTGGATGAACTG GAGCAGTCTCAACTTCCTGCTACCATCTTGCTTGCGCAACACAAGGTCCGCGCTGCCCAGTTGGAGACCCAGATAGAGCACCAGAAACAGACGGTCAAACCTACAAATCTATTTTCAACTGGAATCCATATG cgtCAGACTGTGTCTCTACTGGCTGTGCCAAAGATAGAGGAAGTCCTGTACCACTACCAGCCTGTTCAACTAGAAACCTACGGACCCCCGGTTCCTGAACTGGAGCAGCTGGGCAGAGTCGG gtaTCTGAACCACGTGCGGGCTGCCATGCCTCAGGACACAGCTGGAGGATACAGCTCAGCTCTGGCGTGTCATCGAGCCGTCCAGGATGCGTTCAGCGGGCTGTTCCCTTCAAAAGGATGA
- the mnat1 gene encoding CDK-activating kinase assembly factor MAT1 isoform X1 codes for MDDQGCPRCKTTKYRNPSLKLMVNVCGHTLCENCVEMLFVRGSGNCVQCDTPLRKSNFRVQLFEDPTVDKEVEIRKKVLKIYNKREFDFPGLREYNDYLEQLEDIVYNLTNNIDVEDTKLRMEQYQRENRDLIQKNKATLTREQEELEELLLLEQQGNEQRRLDVLQEEQRQLNAKRKNKQALLDELEQSQLPATILLAQHKVRAAQLETQIEHQKQTVKPTNLFSTGIHMRQTVSLLAVPKIEEVLYHYQPVQLETYGPPVPELEQLGRVGYLNHVRAAMPQDTAGGYSSALACHRAVQDAFSGLFPSKG; via the exons ATGGACGACCAGGGCTGTCCCAGgtgtaaaaccaccaaataCAGGAACCCGTCTCTGAAGCTGATGGTGAACGTGTGcggacacacact ATGCGAGAACTGTGTGGAGATGCTGTTTGTGCGCGGCTCGGGTAACTGTGTGCAGTGTGACACGCCCCTGAGGAAGAGCAACTTCCGCGTGCAGCTCTTCGAAGACCCCACTGTAGATAAGGAGGTGGAGATCCGAAAGAAGGTGCTGAAGAT ATACAACAAGAGAGAGTTTGACTTCCCTGGCCTGAGAGAGTATAATGACTACCTAGAGCAACTGGAGGACATAG TGTATAACCTGACAAACAACATCGATGTGGAAGACACCAAGCTAAGGATGGAGCAGTACCAGAGGGAGAACAGAGATCTCATACAGAAGAATAAGGCCACACTT ACTcgagagcaggaggagctggaggagctgctgttgCTGGAGCAGCAGGGCAACGAGCAGCGGAGACTGGatgtgctgcaggaggagcagaggcagcTGAATGccaagaggaaaaacaagcagGCACTGCTGGATGAACTG GAGCAGTCTCAACTTCCTGCTACCATCTTGCTTGCGCAACACAAGGTCCGCGCTGCCCAGTTGGAGACCCAGATAGAGCACCAGAAACAGACGGTCAAACCTACAAATCTATTTTCAACTGGAATCCATATG cgtCAGACTGTGTCTCTACTGGCTGTGCCAAAGATAGAGGAAGTCCTGTACCACTACCAGCCTGTTCAACTAGAAACCTACGGACCCCCGGTTCCTGAACTGGAGCAGCTGGGCAGAGTCGG gtaTCTGAACCACGTGCGGGCTGCCATGCCTCAGGACACAGCTGGAGGATACAGCTCAGCTCTGGCGTGTCATCGAGCCGTCCAGGATGCGTTCAGCGGGCTGTTCCCTTCAAAAGGATGA